A region from the uncultured Draconibacterium sp. genome encodes:
- the hemG gene encoding protoporphyrinogen oxidase — translation MQKKELNIAVIGAGLTGLTTAYYLQKFGFQVQVFEKDNRAGGVIKTHQKNGFVYESGPNTGSMSQEEAAELFEDLAADCTLEYANQAAKARWIWLGNKWHEMHMGGFKSLTTPLFSWHDKLRMLGEPWRKKGNNPNETVADMVRRRMGKTFLRNAVDPFLSGVYAGDPEQLVTRFALPKLYALEQNYGSFIRGGIQKHRERKNDKPTKANRQVFSVENGLENLINALVKNIGSENIRLECKNLEVKQSNEFHFSVNSESFTHVISTVGSHALRRLFPFLPKAKLGAIEKMNYAKITQVILGFNNWEGIPIQSFGGLVPSAENRDVLGILLPGSFLKNRAPKNGALLSVFLGGVKKPEFFEFSKQEIEQIVKKEVGEMMGLKQFKPDLLELFRYKYAIPQYSFESEQKLQAISDLETEFKGLTLAGNMRDGIGMADRIKQGRIIANNFFTTYS, via the coding sequence ATGCAAAAAAAGGAACTAAATATTGCTGTTATTGGGGCAGGTTTAACAGGATTAACCACTGCTTACTATCTTCAAAAATTTGGTTTTCAGGTGCAGGTTTTCGAGAAAGACAACAGGGCCGGCGGTGTAATTAAAACCCACCAAAAAAATGGTTTTGTGTACGAATCGGGACCCAATACCGGCTCCATGTCGCAGGAGGAGGCGGCCGAACTGTTTGAAGACCTGGCTGCCGATTGTACCCTGGAATACGCCAACCAGGCTGCTAAAGCGCGTTGGATTTGGTTGGGCAACAAATGGCACGAAATGCACATGGGTGGCTTTAAAAGCCTAACAACACCGCTATTTAGCTGGCACGATAAATTAAGGATGCTGGGCGAACCCTGGCGAAAAAAAGGCAACAATCCGAACGAGACTGTTGCGGATATGGTTCGCCGGCGAATGGGTAAAACATTTCTGCGAAATGCTGTCGACCCTTTCCTGTCGGGGGTATATGCCGGAGACCCCGAGCAGCTGGTTACCCGCTTTGCTCTGCCTAAATTGTATGCACTTGAGCAAAACTATGGCAGCTTTATACGCGGAGGTATACAAAAACATCGCGAGCGAAAAAACGACAAACCAACCAAAGCCAACCGACAGGTTTTTTCGGTTGAAAACGGACTGGAAAATTTAATAAACGCCCTGGTAAAAAATATTGGTAGCGAAAACATCAGGCTCGAATGTAAAAACCTGGAGGTAAAACAAAGCAACGAATTTCATTTTTCCGTTAATTCAGAATCATTTACACATGTTATTTCTACCGTGGGATCGCATGCATTACGCCGTTTATTTCCATTTTTACCCAAAGCAAAACTGGGAGCAATTGAAAAAATGAATTATGCCAAAATTACGCAGGTGATTCTTGGTTTTAACAACTGGGAAGGCATACCCATACAATCGTTTGGCGGGCTTGTACCTTCGGCTGAAAACCGCGATGTGCTGGGCATTTTACTGCCCGGCTCGTTTTTAAAAAACAGGGCACCAAAAAACGGGGCTTTGCTTTCAGTGTTTCTGGGAGGAGTAAAAAAGCCCGAATTTTTTGAGTTCAGCAAGCAAGAAATTGAGCAAATTGTAAAAAAAGAAGTTGGCGAAATGATGGGACTTAAACAGTTTAAACCAGATTTATTGGAACTGTTCAGGTACAAATACGCCATACCTCAGTACAGTTTTGAAAGCGAACAAAAACTACAGGCTATTTCTGATTTAGAGACAGAATTTAAAGGACTTACGCTTGCCGGAAATATGCGCGATGGTATTGGAATGGCCGATAGAATTAAACAAGGAAGAATTATTGCTAACAACTTTTTTACCACTTACTCATGA
- the hemH gene encoding ferrochelatase: MNKKTAVLLINVGSPDSPTVPAVKKYLTQFLNDKRVIDIPWLLRKILVNLIIIPFRVKKSTKLYLRLWTKKGSPLIYISEELTQKLQNELGTDYEVFLGMRYGNPGYKAALQQIKNEGFSKIILLPLFPQHAMSTTETALVAAKNEIKKLGIKARIFEVDQFYNKPQFIDAFVERIREHDLKQFDHIIFSYHGLPNRQVEKCHPGIRVENCSCTKALPAHGTFCYRATVYETTRLIANKLQLAATDYSLGFQSRLSKNWLTPFTDELLAEKLSEGKKRILVVAPSFVTDCLETTLEIAYEYAEEFLEKGGEKLQLVESLNTHESWVKMLVHLVKSANQ, encoded by the coding sequence ATGAATAAAAAAACAGCTGTTTTATTAATAAACGTTGGAAGCCCCGATTCGCCAACTGTTCCTGCCGTAAAAAAATACCTTACGCAATTTTTAAACGACAAACGGGTAATTGATATCCCGTGGCTGCTACGAAAAATTCTGGTAAACCTGATTATTATTCCGTTTCGTGTAAAAAAATCAACCAAACTTTACCTGCGCTTATGGACAAAAAAAGGTTCGCCGCTGATATATATTTCTGAAGAACTGACCCAAAAACTACAAAACGAACTGGGTACCGATTACGAAGTTTTTCTGGGAATGCGCTACGGAAACCCGGGCTACAAAGCTGCTCTTCAACAAATTAAAAACGAAGGGTTTAGCAAAATTATTTTGCTTCCGTTGTTTCCACAACATGCTATGTCTACCACCGAAACAGCGCTTGTTGCTGCCAAAAACGAAATAAAAAAGCTGGGAATAAAAGCCCGAATATTTGAGGTAGACCAGTTTTATAACAAGCCACAATTTATTGATGCTTTTGTTGAGCGGATTCGGGAACACGACCTGAAGCAATTCGATCATATTATTTTTTCGTACCACGGATTACCCAACCGCCAGGTGGAAAAATGTCATCCGGGTATTCGGGTTGAAAACTGTTCGTGCACAAAAGCATTACCGGCACATGGAACATTTTGTTACCGGGCAACAGTATATGAAACAACCCGCTTAATTGCAAACAAATTACAACTAGCAGCCACTGATTATTCGCTGGGGTTTCAGTCGCGCTTGTCTAAAAACTGGCTTACACCATTTACCGATGAATTGTTGGCCGAAAAGCTCTCAGAAGGCAAAAAACGTATTTTGGTGGTAGCTCCCTCGTTTGTAACCGATTGCCTGGAAACAACGCTTGAAATTGCTTATGAATATGCCGAGGAATTTCTGGAAAAAGGCGGCGAAAAACTGCAATTGGTAGAAAGTTTAAACACCCATGAAAGCTGGGTAAAAATGCTTGTTCACCTCGTAAAGTCAGCAAACCAGTAA
- a CDS encoding NAD-dependent succinate-semialdehyde dehydrogenase, whose translation MLKSINPLTGETVKTYQKHSDEGVEKIINSVDKVWHHWRSTSFHHRGQLMQNAASILRSRKEELALLMAIEMGKVKSEGIAEIEKCAWVCEYYAGNAESFLENENIATQATKSYVTYQPLGTILAVMPWNFPFWQVFRFAAPTLMAGNTAVLKHASNVPACALAIEEIFREAGFPENVFRTLLIGSPLVEKVIKHKAVKGVSLTGSEAAGRSVAALAGSELKKCVLELGGSDPYLILKDARLETAAKQSAAGRLLNAGQSCIGAKRFIVEEEVYAHFLELFTHEMNAAHFGDPFDEESTMGPMAREDLRDELHQQVVASVKKGAEVILGGEIPHRKGAFYPPTILENVKPGMPAYHEELFGPVASVIKVKDEKEAIRVANDTEFGLGAAVFTNNLKKGEHLAEIELEAGACFVNDFVKSDPRLPFGGIKSSGFGRELSVHGIKEFMNVKTVVIK comes from the coding sequence TCAGTAGATAAAGTCTGGCACCACTGGCGAAGTACTTCCTTTCATCACAGGGGGCAGTTAATGCAAAACGCAGCCAGTATTTTGCGCAGCCGAAAAGAAGAGCTGGCTTTACTGATGGCCATTGAAATGGGAAAGGTAAAAAGTGAAGGCATTGCCGAAATTGAAAAATGTGCCTGGGTTTGTGAATATTATGCAGGCAATGCTGAAAGCTTTCTTGAGAATGAAAACATTGCAACACAGGCAACAAAATCGTATGTTACGTATCAACCGCTTGGGACTATTTTGGCTGTTATGCCCTGGAATTTTCCGTTTTGGCAGGTATTTCGTTTTGCAGCTCCAACTTTAATGGCAGGCAATACGGCGGTTTTAAAACATGCCAGTAATGTACCGGCTTGCGCTTTGGCTATCGAAGAAATTTTTCGCGAAGCCGGTTTCCCGGAAAATGTATTTCGCACCTTATTGATTGGAAGCCCTTTGGTTGAAAAAGTAATAAAACACAAGGCCGTTAAAGGTGTGAGTCTTACCGGAAGCGAAGCAGCCGGAAGAAGCGTTGCTGCTTTGGCCGGAAGCGAACTAAAAAAATGTGTTTTGGAGCTTGGTGGCAGCGATCCGTATCTGATTTTAAAAGATGCCAGGCTCGAAACAGCTGCCAAACAAAGTGCTGCCGGCCGGCTTTTAAATGCCGGACAAAGTTGCATTGGCGCCAAACGATTTATTGTGGAAGAAGAAGTATATGCGCATTTTCTGGAGCTGTTTACCCACGAAATGAATGCAGCTCACTTTGGCGACCCATTTGATGAAGAAAGTACAATGGGGCCAATGGCACGCGAAGATTTACGCGATGAGCTGCACCAGCAGGTGGTGGCTTCGGTAAAAAAAGGGGCAGAGGTAATTTTGGGTGGCGAAATTCCACACCGGAAAGGAGCCTTTTATCCGCCTACTATACTTGAAAATGTAAAACCCGGAATGCCAGCTTACCATGAAGAACTTTTCGGACCGGTAGCTTCGGTAATTAAAGTTAAAGATGAAAAAGAAGCCATACGTGTAGCTAACGATACCGAATTTGGACTGGGTGCCGCAGTGTTTACCAACAATCTTAAAAAAGGCGAGCACCTGGCAGAAATTGAACTGGAAGCCGGAGCCTGTTTTGTTAATGATTTTGTAAAATCAGATCCGCGACTGCCTTTTGGCGGCATAAAAAGCAGTGGCTTTGGCCGCGAGCTTTCCGTGCATGGTATAAAAGAATTTATGAATGTAAAAACAGTGGTGATAAAGTAA